In Equus przewalskii isolate Varuska chromosome 15, EquPr2, whole genome shotgun sequence, a single genomic region encodes these proteins:
- the XCR1 gene encoding chemokine XC receptor 1 produces MEPSGLPESTTPFDYDPESFLCESKTFTFATFSTTILYFLVFLLSLVGNSLVLWVLVKYESLESLTNVFILNLCLSDLVFSCLLPVWILGYHWGWVLGDFLCKLLNMVFSISLYSSIFFLTIMTIHRYLSVVSPLSSLRVHTLRCRVLVTTAVWVASILSSIPDAIFHKVFPSGCDYSGRTWFLASVYQHNVFFLLSVGTILFCNVEILRTLFRSRSKRHHRTVRLIFTIVAAYFLSWAPYNLILFLQTLLKLEVIQSCEVSQQLDYALLICRNVAFSHCCFNPVLYVFVGVKFRRHLKSLLRHFWLCRQQAPNLPPLPHSPGAFTYEGASFY; encoded by the coding sequence ATGGAGCCCTCAGGCCTCCCAGAGTCCACCACCCCTTTTGATTACGATCCTGAGAGCTTTCTGTGTGAGAGCAAGACCTTCACCTTTGCCACCTTCAGCACCACCATCTTGTACTTCCTGGTGTTTCTCCTCAGCTTGGTGGGCAACAGCCTGGTGTTGTGGGTCCTGGTGAAGTATGAGAGCCTGGAGTCCCTCACCAACGTCTTCATCCTCAACCTGTGCCTCTCAGACCTGGTGTTCTCCTGCTTGTTGCCCGTGTGGATCCTGGGATACCACTGGGGCTGGGTGCTGGGAGACTTCCTCTGCAAGCTCCTCAACATGGTCTTCTCCATCAGCCTCTACAGCAGCATTTTCTTCCTGACCATCATGACCATCCACCGCTACCTGTCTGTAGTGAGCCCTCTCTCATCCCTGCGTGTCCACACCCTCCGATGCCGCGTGCTGGTGACCACAGCCGTGTGGGTGGCCAGCATCCTGTCCTCCATCCCCGATGCCATCTTCCACAAGGTGTTTCCTTCGGGTTGTGATTATTCAGGACGCACATGGTTTCTAGCTTCGGTCTACCAGCACAATGTCTTCTTCCTGCTCTCTGTGGGGACTATCCTATTCTGCAATGTGGAGATTCTTAGGACCCTGTTCCGCTCACGGTCCAAACGGCACCACCGGACAGTCAGGCTCATCTTCACCATTGTGGCAGCATACTTCCTCAGCTGGGCTCCCTACAACCTGATCCTGTTTCTGCAGACACTATTGAAACTTGAAGTCATCCAGAGCTGCGAGGTCAGCCAGCAATTGGATTATGCCTTGCTCATCTGCCGCAATGTTGCCTTCTCCCACTGCTGCTTCAACCCAGTGCTCTATGTCTTTGTCGGGGTCAAGTTCCGCAGGCACCTCAAAAGTCTGCTCCGGCACTTCTGGCTTTGCCGACAACAGGCTCCCAACCTTCCCCCCTTACCTCACTCACCAGGTGCCTTCACCTATGAGGGCGCCTCCTTCTACTGA